The genomic interval GCGAATTCCCCGCGCAGTTCCGCCGGGTGATCCACCTGAAACGGGCAGTCCAGGCCCAGCAGGAACGCCGCGAAGCCGCGCAGTGATTCACGGCGCGTGGTGAGTCGCGTGCCGCGGCCCTCGCCGGTCAGGTCGGTGCCCCAGGTGGACACCCGGCCGCGCAGGTTCTCTGGCGGGCAGTCCAGCCACACGCTGATCTCATGGGGAGCCTGCGGCGCGCGCAGGGTGCTGCGCAGGTACGCGACCGCGTCGAAGTCTGCGGGCGGGCTGAAGGTCCGGGCCTGCACCTCCAGGTTCCGGATGCGGTCCACGCGGAACGAGCGCCGGGCGCCGCGCAGATGGCAGTGCCCCACCGCGTACCAGCGGCCGTCCTGATGCACCACGCGGTACATGTCTGCGTCCCGGGTGGTGGGCAGCGCGTCCGGCGCGGCGTACGTGAAGCGCACGGTGCAGCAGTGCCGCACGGCGCGCAGCAGCGCGGCGAGCAGCTGCGCGTCGGTGCCGACCACGGCCCCGCGTCGAACTGAACGCTGCTTTCAAGAGCCTGCATGTCGTCGCGCAGCGTGTGCGGCAGGGAACGGGTGAGTTTCGCGGCGGCGGCCTCCGCCGCGGGGGCCAGGGCGTGCAGGCCCAGGTGCCGCAGGGCGCGCAGGCCCAGCGCGGCGGCCAGCGCCTCGTCGGGCGTGAACATCAGGGGTGGCAGGCGGAAGCCGGGTTTCAGGCGGTACGCGCCGCCCACGCCGCGGCGTCCCTCGACGGGAATGCCGAGGTCCTGCAGCCGCGTGACGTACCGCTGCACGGTGCGGGGACTGACCTCCAGGCGGCGGGCGAGTTCCGCGCCGGTGACGCTCTCGCGGGCCTGCAGGAGTTCCAGCACCGTCAGGACGCGCATGGACGGGTCGTACATGCTCCGAGTGTAAACGCGAAAGGCGTCACGTTCTGACGGGAATCCGCATTACGCTACAGGCAGATTTAAAACCAGGAGGTTCACGTATGACCACCGTTCCCAGTGCTGCCGCCACCGCCCCCATCCTGTCCCTCGGTGACTTCCTCACCCACTGGCAGGGCCACCGCGCCCTCACCCGCCGCGTCATCGAGGCCTTTGCGGAAGACCAGCTGTTCACCTTCACCGCCGCGCCCCCCATGCGCCCTTTCGGGCCCATGGCCGTCGAGATTCACCTCGTCAGCGCGATGACCCTGCACGCCATGCAGACCGGTGACTGGCCGGAACCCGACTGGACGGCCGGACCCCGCAGCCGGACCGAACTCCTGAACGCCTGGGACGACCTCACGGCCCGCCTCGCGCACGACGGCCCCACCACCGACCCGGCCTTCTTCACCCGCACGCACGCCCTGCCCTGGGGAGAGATGCCCGGCTGGGTCGCCGCGATGTACAACATCGACAACGAAATTCACCACCGCGCTCAGGGGTACGTGTACCTGCGCGCCCTGGGCACCGAACCCCCCGCCTTCTACGAACGCTGAGCCGCCTGCACCCTGCCTGGTCCGGCGGTCACCTGGCCGACGGGCGCGGCCGGGGGCCACCCTGCACCCCCCGACGACTGACCTGAAGGGCACCGGCCGCTCCCCCTGAAGGGGCCTGATGTGACACGTGCTGCCGCATGGGTCCGCCCCACCGCGCCGAGCGGCGCTCGGCCGCGCACCCAGGGTGTCTGGCCGCCGCCCCTGGACCTGCTGTTCTGCCTGCCAGGGAAGCGGCTGTCAGGCCGGCCCGTTCAGCAACCGCCCCGCTCACTGGAGGACGCATGACCACCACGCCCCGCCCCGTCCCGGCCCCGAAGCCTCCCCGCCCTCAGCGGCCTGCCGGCACCATCCGCTGCCAGCTGCCCTGACCGTCAGGGCTACCCAGACACGCGACCTGGGCAAGCCCTGACGCCGCCCCAGGCCGATTCCACGCCCTCCGGAGACACACCCATGCCTGACCTGACCCTGCTGCTTGGCGCCATTGAACGCAACGCCCGCGTAAATGACAGCCTGCTGGAGACCCTGGTGCCCGACGACCTGACCTTCACGGACGGCCGGGGCGGGTGGAGCCTCGCCCGGCACCTCAGCCACATGGCGGCCTTTCGCGGCGGGTGGCTGCTGAACATCGCCCCGGACTACGCGCGCGGCCTGCCGGAACGCACCGGCGGCCGCCACCTGTGGGAATGGGTGGCGGCCGACACCGCCGCGCTGCGCGACATGTTCCGCGCGGGGGACGACGCGGCCGTGCGGGCCGTGCAGGCCCACCGGGCGTCCGGCGAACCGTTCGCGGACCCCTGGAAGGAAGGCGCCTACCAGAGTGACCCCGCGCAGTTCCTGGTGCATATCATCGTGCACGACAGCCACCACCGCGGGCAGGTCATGAGTCTGCTGCGCCAGGGCGGGCGGTCCCCGGAGGCGATGGAACGCCTGGACGACCACTGGGCCATCTGGCGGGCGTAAGGGCCGCGTCCGGCGCCTACAGTGAAGGGCATGCGACCTCTGCCTCTGCCCTTCCCGGACGAGACCGAATCTCCCCTCGTGACCGAACTGCGCTTTCCCACAAGCGGCGTGACCGTGCGCGGCGTATTCGAACTGAACGAGTTCGCGGTGCTCACGCCGGAGAACCTGGAGTTCCTGCGGCTGTACATCCGCGTCCGCGGGAATCTCAAGGAGGTCGAGCGCGTGCTGGGCCTCAGTTACCCCACGGTGCGCGCGCGTTTCGACACCCTCCTGCGGGCCATCGGCTATGAACCCGAGCAGGCCGATCCGCAGGCCGAGGTGCTCGCCAGTCTGGAGCGCGGCGAGATCACCCCGGACGAAGCCGCGCGCAAACTCCGCCGCTAGAACACCTTGCTGCCGAGTTTCGCGGTGGCGGCGGGGGTGAGGAAGGTGGCTTCACCGCTGGGTGCGCCAGGGAACTGCACGCCCAGAATCAGCACCTCGGAGACGCTGTCGCCCACAGGACGAGGCTCGAAGTTCAGGACGCCCAGCACCTGCGCGCCCACGAGTTCCTCGGGGGTGTGCCCGGTGAAGCGCCCTACGCTGAGGCGCGTGCCGTACTTCCCGAAGTCCACGGTGAGGCGCCAGGCGGGTTTCGGGGTGCCGGGTGCCGGCTCGGCCCGCAGGACCCGGCCCAGGCGGATGTCGAGGCGGTCAAGCGTTTCGGCGGGAGTGACAGTGGGTTTGAGTTCAGTGCCCATGCCCGAGCCTGCCACGGCGGCGTTCAGGGCAGGGCGCTCAGGTCTGACCAGCCCAGGCGGATTTCCCGCAGGGGTCCGTCGGTTTTCTCGCCGCATTCCACGCCGCCCTGGCGGGCGTACCAGTGGCGGGTGGGGTTGGTGTCCAGCACCCACAGGGCCATGCTGCGCGCGCCCCGTTCACGCAGGGCGGCCGTCACGGCGTGCAGGAGTGCGCGCCCGGTGCCACGACCCTGGGCGGCCTGCAGGCTGTACAGCGTGAAGAGTTCCGCGTCGAAGCCCGGGTGATCGCGCGGGGCGCCGGCCGAACTGAACGCGACCACCTGGCCGCTGTGCTCAGCCACCAGAACAACGTCCTGTTCCCTGGGAATGGAGGCCTTCCAGAACGCCTCGCGCTGCGCGCGGGTCTCCTCGCTGGTCATGCGGGTCAGGAAATCGTCCGGCATCAGGCCGGCGTACGTGGCGCGCCAGCTGAGTGTGTGCACGGCGGCAATGGCGGGCGCGTCGGCGGACGTGGCGGCGCGGATCACGGCGGGCATGCCCCGAGCATAGAAGAGCGCCGCCCCGAAGGGCGGCGCAGGTGCGGCGCGGCGGGTCAGGTGCCCTGTTCAACGAAGCGTTTCAGGGCGTCCATGCGCACGATGATGGGCGTGCGGGCGCGGACGATGGCGCCGTCCTGCTTGAGTTTGCCCAGGGAGTGACTGACCGTCTCGCGCGTGGCGCCGACCATCCGCGCGATGTCCTCCTGGTTGAGTTTCAGGTTCAGCTCCACGCCCTGGCTGTGGGGCCGGCCGAACTCGCGTGCCAGGCGGTACAGCAGGCTGGCGACCCGTTCAGGGGCACTGTACGCGCTGACCGTGGCGGTCCAGGCCTGCGCCTCGAAGAGGCGGGCGGCCATCAGGCGGATGAGTTTCATCGCGAGTTCCGGCTTGCTGCTGAGCAGTTTCTGCAGTTCCGCGCGCGGCAGGACGATGAGGGTGGTGCGTTCGAGCGCTTCGGCCTGGGTGGGGCGGCGTTCTTCGGGTTGCAGCAGCAGTTCACCGAAGGTGTCGTGCTGCCCGATCACGCCGAGAATAGCTTCCTTGCCGTTGGGAAAGAGCTTGCTGATCTTGACCAGACCGCTGCGTACGAAGTACAGGGCGTCCGCGGGGTCGTCCATGCGGTAGACGACCTCGCCGGGCTGGTAGGAGCGGTAGGGCGTGCTGGCCGCCACCTGCTCCAGTTCGGCAAGTTCAAGGTCGGCGAAGAGCTCCGTGCGCTTGAGATGCCAGACCAGGCTTGGGTAGTTCATGATTCTTCCCACCATACCTGAAAAACACTGCTGTGGCCGCGTGCCGGGTGTGTTCCCCCTATCCGGACGGCATGACCGTCTGGTCAACTGCGTGCTGGTGCGCGCCGGGCAATCGCAGCGTGGCACACATGACATTCGCACCGGAAGGATTTATACTCAGTTCAACTAACAGTGCCGGGTGGCGTCCTCCTGCGGACGAACCCCCCACAAGGAGGACACACGAATGCCCACCTACAAAGCCCCGCTGCGTGACATCAAGTTCCTGATGAACGAACTTCTCGGCGCCCCCGCCGAGCTCAGCAAGATGCCCTACTACGCCCAGAACGAGACAGCCGACGCGGACCTGATGGAACAGGTCCTCGACGAGGCCGCCCGCTTCGTGGAAACCGAACTCGTCCCGCTGAACGTCGTGGGGGACCGCGAAGGCTGCACCCGCCTGGACGACGGCGAGGTCCGCACCCCCACCGGCTTCAAGGCCGCCTACAGGAAATACCGCGAGGCCGGCTGGCCCGCCCTGGACGCCGACCCCACCTACGGCGGTCAGGGCATGCCCCACCTGATCAGCAACGTCCTGGTCGAACTGATGAACAGCGCCAACGTCGCCTGGAGCATGTACCCCGGCCTGAGCCACGGCGCCTACAGCGCCCTACATGCCGTGGGCAGCCAGGAACTCAAGGACCTGTACCTGCCCAAACTGGTCAGCGGTGAATGGACCGGCACCATGTGCCTCACCGAACCCCACGCCGGCACCGACCTGGGCATCATCCGCACCAAGGCGACCGACAACGGCGACGGCACCTACGCCATCACCGGCACCAAGATCTTCATCAGCGCCGGCGAGCACGACATGGCCGACAACATCCTGCACCTCGTCCTGGCCCGCCTGGAAGGCAGCCCCCAGGGCACGAAGGGCATCAGCCTGTTCCTCGTTCCCAAGTACCTGCCCACCGACGCCGGGCAGCCCGGCGAGCGCAACGGCGTGGTCTGCGGTTCGCTGGAGCACAAGATGGGCATCAACGGCAATGCCACCGCTGTCCTGAACTTCGATCAGGCCAAAGGCTGGCTCGTTGGCGAGATCAACAAGGGCATGAACCACATGTTCATCATGATGAACGCGGCCCGCCTCGGCACCGGCCTGCAGGGCCTTGGGATTGGCGAGGTCGCCTACCAGAACGCCCTGAACTACGCCAGGGACCGGCTTCAGATGCGGCACGAACCGCGCGTGAACCCGGCCGAGCAGGCCGACCCGATCATCGTGCATCCCGACGTGCGCCGCATGCTCCTGACCGGTAAGGCCTATACCGAAGCCGGCCGCGCCCTGGCCATGTGGCTCGCCCTGAGCCTGGACACCGAACACCATCACCCCGATGAGCAGGCCCGCAGGGAAGCCGCCGACCTCGTCGCGCTGCTGACGCCCATCGCCAAGGCCTTCATGACCGACAACGGCTTTGCCATCGCGGTCCAGAGCCAGCAGGTGTACGGCGGGCACGGCTACATCAAGGAGTGGGGCATGGAGCAGTTCGTGCGTGACGCCCGCATCGGGCAGATCTACGAAGGCACCAACGGCATTCAGGCCCTCGACCTGCTCGGCCGCAAGGTCCTCATGGACGGCGGCAAGAAACTCCAGAAACTCGCCGGCACCCTCCAGACGTTTGTCGAGGAGCACGAAGGCGACGAGGCCATCGGCGAATACGTCAACCAGCTGGGCAAGGCCGCCCAGCAGCTGGGCAGCCTCACCATGGTGATCGGGCAGAAAGCCATGCAGGACGGCGGCGCCGACGAGGTGAACGCCGCCGCGGTGGACTACCTGCGTTTCTTCGGGCATGTCGTGTACGGCTACCTGTGGGCCCGCATGGCCAGGGTGGCCCAGGACCGCATCGACGCCGGGCAGGACAAGGACGGCTTCTACCTCAGCAAGGTGCAGACCGCGAAGTTCTACTTCGCCCGGCTGTTCCCTGAAACCAAGGCGCTGGCCGCCACGATCAAGGCCGGGAACGAAAGCCTTGCCGTGGACGACAAAGCCGTTTTCGGTTGGGAAAAGGCGCTCGTCGGCGCCTGACCACCCGGCCCCAGGGAGCCCGCCTTGCGGTGGGCTTTTTTCCTGCCTGAAGTTGTACGCGCCGCTCCTCCGTTCTCAGGGGAGCGGGCCGGGCAGAGGGCGGAAGGCAGGTGAACGTGCGGCACATCCGGCAGCGCGCGAGCACAATGGGTGGTATATGTAGTTCTCATGAAGAAACTGACGGTTGGCCTGCTCCTTCTCGCCTCTGTGACGCTGGCGTCCTGCGCCCCGAAATACACCGCGGCAACAGCCAAGCCCATCAATGAGATGAGCTGCGCGGAAATTAAGGACGAACTGGGCAAACTCGCCACCATCCGCACCCAGGCGCAGGACAAGAGCGGAGTCAGCAAGGAAAACATCCTGTTCGTCCTGTTCTTCTGGCCCGGCGCCGTCGTGAACGAAATGGACAACCGCGACGTGATCGCCAAGGTCGACGCCCGCTCCGCGGAACTCGTCAAGGCGCAGAGCGCCAAAGGCTGCCCCGCCAACTGACCCCCGCAGAGGGAAAAGACCCACTCCAGTGCGGAGTGGGTCTTTGTGTTCTGGTGGAGCTGAGGGGATTCGAACCCCTGACCTTCTGAATGCCATTCAGACGCGCTCCCAACTGCGCCACAGCCCCTGACGTTCCCAGCAGGGCTCAGGGAATGTAGCACCCGGCGGGCCTCGTGTAAACAACCGGCCGGCAGCGACAAGGTGCACGGATCCGGCGCGTCCCGCTCCATCCGCGCTACCCTGTCGGGTATGTCGGACGCTTTACTAACGCTGGAAATCGAGAAACTTGTTGCGGGGGGGCTGGGGCTCGCCCGGGATGAGTCCGGCGTGGTGCTGGTCCGCGGTGCGCTGCCCGGCGAGCAGGTCACCGCCCGGATACGCGCCGGGAAAGGCGTACGCCAGGGGGTCACGGCAGAGGTTCTGCGCCGCAGCCCGGACCGTGTGGACGGCCCGGAACTGCCCACGGCGGACCTCGCGCACGCCACGTACGACGCGCAACTGCACTTCAAGCGCAGTTTCGTGGAAGAAGCCCTGAGCCGCATCGCCAAGGTCCGGCACGGCGTGGCCGCCACCGTGCCCAGCCCTCAGGCCTGGGGCTACCGCAACACCGCCCAGTACCTCGTGACGCCCCGGGGCCTTGCGTACCGTGAGCGGCGCGGCAGCGAGCCGCTGGTGGTGCAGCGCGACCCGCTGGTGATGGCGCAGATTCAGGCGGTCATGGACCGCGTGAACCCGGAGCTGCTGGACCCCGCCACGGAAGTCGCCTTCCGCGCCAGCCGCCTGACCGGCGAGGTGGTCGCGGCACTGATCGGGGCCGGGGAACCCCGGCAGTACCTGCGGGCCAGTGATCACCTGATGGATTCCGGCGTGGTCGGCGTGAGTCTTGCGCAGCCGGCCGGGCGGCGCTTCAGTGCCGGTGTCCGCCTGATTGCCGGTGAGAGTGAGATCCGCGAGCAGTTCGGGCAGGTGCAGGTCAGCGTGTCTGCCACGGGGTTCGCGCAGGTGAACCCCGAAGCGGCCGGCCTGGCGTACCTCCGCGCGGCGCAGCTGGCCGGCCAGGGCGAGCACGCCGTGGACCTGTACGGTGGGGCGGGCGCCATCGGGCGCCACCTCGCTCCGAACTTCCGCCGGGTGACCGTGCTGGACGCGGCGCCCGAGGCGCTGGCCCGCGGCCGGCAGGACGTGGCGCAGAGCGGGGAGAAGAACGTGACGTTCCGCAACGGGGACGCCGCCCGGTTCAGTGAACTGGGCACCGACGTGATTGTCGTGGACCCGCCCCGCGCCGGGCTGGAGGAGGGGGCCCGGGAGCACATTCACACGAGCACGGCGGACCGTCTCGTGTACGTTTCGTGCGACCCGGCCACGTGGGCGCGGGACGTGGGCGACCTGGTGCGGCGCGGCTGGAAGCTCGGCGAGGTCATCCCGCATGACTTCTACCCGCAGACCAGCCACGTGGAGATCGTCAGCGTCCTGAACCGCTGACCTCTGCCCAGGGACGGCCTCACACAAGTTGCTGTGAGGCCACTCTTCATGAACGTCACCAGACGCGGGGTCCTGTCCGCCTGCCGGCCAGGGCGCGCTAGGCTGCGCCCCGTGAAGGTTCTGCGCCTGCTTCTGTGTCTGCCTCTACTGTCTGCCTGCCAGGACCCGCAGGCCCGCCGGGACACCGCGGCGCTTCAGGCGCGCGTGGCGACCCTGGAAACGCAACTCAGGACCATGCAGGCGGCCCCGCCTAGTGACGCGCGCACCGTGACGGCCAGCGCCGCCGCGCAGAACTGCGCCAACAGCCTCACCCGCTCGC from Deinococcus taeanensis carries:
- a CDS encoding helix-turn-helix transcriptional regulator is translated as MVGTDAQLLAALLRAVRHCCTVRFTYAAPDALPTTRDADMYRVVHQDGRWYAVGHCHLRGARRSFRVDRIRNLEVQARTFSPPADFDAVAYLRSTLRAPQAPHEISVWLDCPPENLRGRVSTWGTDLTGEGRGTRLTTRRESLRGFAAFLLGLDCPFQVDHPAELRGEFAHLAERCAEHSRAYTEV
- a CDS encoding DinB family protein, with translation MTTVPSAAATAPILSLGDFLTHWQGHRALTRRVIEAFAEDQLFTFTAAPPMRPFGPMAVEIHLVSAMTLHAMQTGDWPEPDWTAGPRSRTELLNAWDDLTARLAHDGPTTDPAFFTRTHALPWGEMPGWVAAMYNIDNEIHHRAQGYVYLRALGTEPPAFYER
- a CDS encoding DinB family protein, which codes for MPDLTLLLGAIERNARVNDSLLETLVPDDLTFTDGRGGWSLARHLSHMAAFRGGWLLNIAPDYARGLPERTGGRHLWEWVAADTAALRDMFRAGDDAAVRAVQAHRASGEPFADPWKEGAYQSDPAQFLVHIIVHDSHHRGQVMSLLRQGGRSPEAMERLDDHWAIWRA
- a CDS encoding DUF2089 domain-containing protein, with the translated sequence MRPLPLPFPDETESPLVTELRFPTSGVTVRGVFELNEFAVLTPENLEFLRLYIRVRGNLKEVERVLGLSYPTVRARFDTLLRAIGYEPEQADPQAEVLASLERGEITPDEAARKLRR
- a CDS encoding tRNA-binding protein is translated as MGTELKPTVTPAETLDRLDIRLGRVLRAEPAPGTPKPAWRLTVDFGKYGTRLSVGRFTGHTPEELVGAQVLGVLNFEPRPVGDSVSEVLILGVQFPGAPSGEATFLTPAATAKLGSKVF
- a CDS encoding GNAT family N-acetyltransferase, with the translated sequence MPAVIRAATSADAPAIAAVHTLSWRATYAGLMPDDFLTRMTSEETRAQREAFWKASIPREQDVVLVAEHSGQVVAFSSAGAPRDHPGFDAELFTLYSLQAAQGRGTGRALLHAVTAALRERGARSMALWVLDTNPTRHWYARQGGVECGEKTDGPLREIRLGWSDLSALP
- a CDS encoding Crp/Fnr family transcriptional regulator, encoding MNYPSLVWHLKRTELFADLELAELEQVAASTPYRSYQPGEVVYRMDDPADALYFVRSGLVKISKLFPNGKEAILGVIGQHDTFGELLLQPEERRPTQAEALERTTLIVLPRAELQKLLSSKPELAMKLIRLMAARLFEAQAWTATVSAYSAPERVASLLYRLAREFGRPHSQGVELNLKLNQEDIARMVGATRETVSHSLGKLKQDGAIVRARTPIIVRMDALKRFVEQGT
- a CDS encoding acyl-CoA dehydrogenase C-terminal domain-containing protein, coding for MPTYKAPLRDIKFLMNELLGAPAELSKMPYYAQNETADADLMEQVLDEAARFVETELVPLNVVGDREGCTRLDDGEVRTPTGFKAAYRKYREAGWPALDADPTYGGQGMPHLISNVLVELMNSANVAWSMYPGLSHGAYSALHAVGSQELKDLYLPKLVSGEWTGTMCLTEPHAGTDLGIIRTKATDNGDGTYAITGTKIFISAGEHDMADNILHLVLARLEGSPQGTKGISLFLVPKYLPTDAGQPGERNGVVCGSLEHKMGINGNATAVLNFDQAKGWLVGEINKGMNHMFIMMNAARLGTGLQGLGIGEVAYQNALNYARDRLQMRHEPRVNPAEQADPIIVHPDVRRMLLTGKAYTEAGRALAMWLALSLDTEHHHPDEQARREAADLVALLTPIAKAFMTDNGFAIAVQSQQVYGGHGYIKEWGMEQFVRDARIGQIYEGTNGIQALDLLGRKVLMDGGKKLQKLAGTLQTFVEEHEGDEAIGEYVNQLGKAAQQLGSLTMVIGQKAMQDGGADEVNAAAVDYLRFFGHVVYGYLWARMARVAQDRIDAGQDKDGFYLSKVQTAKFYFARLFPETKALAATIKAGNESLAVDDKAVFGWEKALVGA
- a CDS encoding class I SAM-dependent RNA methyltransferase, with protein sequence MSDALLTLEIEKLVAGGLGLARDESGVVLVRGALPGEQVTARIRAGKGVRQGVTAEVLRRSPDRVDGPELPTADLAHATYDAQLHFKRSFVEEALSRIAKVRHGVAATVPSPQAWGYRNTAQYLVTPRGLAYRERRGSEPLVVQRDPLVMAQIQAVMDRVNPELLDPATEVAFRASRLTGEVVAALIGAGEPRQYLRASDHLMDSGVVGVSLAQPAGRRFSAGVRLIAGESEIREQFGQVQVSVSATGFAQVNPEAAGLAYLRAAQLAGQGEHAVDLYGGAGAIGRHLAPNFRRVTVLDAAPEALARGRQDVAQSGEKNVTFRNGDAARFSELGTDVIVVDPPRAGLEEGAREHIHTSTADRLVYVSCDPATWARDVGDLVRRGWKLGEVIPHDFYPQTSHVEIVSVLNR